A single Bosea sp. PAMC 26642 DNA region contains:
- a CDS encoding response regulator, with the protein MPKPVVLIVEDEPILRMDAAGFIEEAGIEVIEATSADDAIGILETHPEINVVFTDIEMPGSINGLKLAFAVRNRWPWVTLIIASGRIRPQPSEMPSEVTFLRKPYSEALVMAAVRRAA; encoded by the coding sequence ATGCCAAAGCCTGTCGTACTGATCGTGGAAGATGAGCCCATACTGCGTATGGATGCGGCCGGTTTCATCGAGGAGGCAGGCATTGAGGTCATCGAGGCGACCAGCGCCGACGATGCAATTGGTATCTTGGAGACTCATCCCGAGATAAATGTCGTCTTTACCGACATCGAAATGCCCGGGAGCATCAACGGATTGAAACTTGCATTCGCTGTCCGCAACCGCTGGCCATGGGTAACTTTGATTATCGCCTCGGGGCGCATTCGGCCTCAACCGTCCGAGATGCCGAGCGAGGTCACTTTCCTCCGCAAACCGTATTCCGAGGCATTGGTCATGGCAGCTGTCAGGCGCGCCGCTTAG
- a CDS encoding beta-1,6-N-acetylglucosaminyltransferase, translating into MLGRRAPQTPFDHGLHLIGGSFWMTIRRACAEYLLQFVESNPDIVAYYQRTLVPDESFAHTVLFNSRLFNISKEELRYYDFSRSRHGRSKIINDSDIPSLIQSGFYIARKFDIETHPGILNRVDVAIEKSQLRVLA; encoded by the coding sequence ATGCTGGGGCGTCGCGCCCCGCAAACACCATTCGATCATGGTCTCCATTTGATCGGCGGCAGCTTTTGGATGACAATCCGGAGAGCTTGCGCGGAATATCTGCTCCAATTTGTCGAGAGTAATCCAGATATCGTAGCATATTACCAGCGGACGCTCGTGCCTGATGAGTCCTTCGCGCACACAGTCCTGTTTAACAGCAGACTCTTCAATATCTCGAAGGAAGAGCTGCGGTACTATGATTTCTCTCGCAGTCGTCATGGGAGATCGAAGATAATCAACGACAGCGACATTCCGAGCCTGATCCAGTCAGGGTTCTATATTGCTCGGAAATTTGATATTGAAACCCACCCTGGTATTTTGAACCGGGTCGATGTGGCGATTGAGAAATCACAGCTCCGAGTCTTGGCCTGA